The Schistosoma mansoni, WGS project CABG00000000 data, chromosome 3 unplaced supercontig 0141, strain Puerto Rico, whole genome shotgun sequence genomic interval gaacgaaccaacTAGATAACAattaacaggtcttggattttggcttAAGCCAAAGTAGAATTCTACTTCCATTACTACTGTTTTTACCAAAACTACTGCATCAACCGACTTCACTGTGATAGCTTTAACCAGCGTACCAAGCCCGGTGTTGTTCATGACTAAGTGGTCATGAAAATCCTGGGTTTGTATGCCATAGTCTTAAAAGATATCTGAATTTTTCTACGTCGGTGATTTGAGCTGACTGCCTTATAGTTTGAAGCAAATTTACACccctttttcatttatttttgtctaaACCGTTTGGAATTTCTCTCAGACATACGTAGATGATAAGCCTGGAACAGTGAAAAAAACGCGTGCTTTTAGTTTTATTGTTAAATACCTCTTAATTCAGTTCTTTTatataaattttgaaaatatcATTGGTTTGCTTTGTAGTTATTAGAAGTTCAGGTTCATAGGTACTTCTGCGGCTTTCCATGCCACACCAGCCAGTGTTTAGAACAAGCACATTCAAAAACACGGAGATGAGTAATCCTCGACCTTTTGGAGCGATCGGCTACTTGAAAGTCAAATATCGTATTCATATAATCTTTGTTGACTTAGTCACAACCTTTATCAACCTCCAACTACAGGGTCTGAGTGTTTTATTCGTTgttaaaaaattcaaaaaacTTAAATTTCAGCTTGCTGGTAACTGAAAATTGTAGAATAAAAGTCTATTTAGAACTAAATTGAGGCGTGGTAGTTAAATGATATGCTTTTTGAGATTTGTAACTAATGAGAAGGCGgaaatcaatattttcaaataatggCGAAGTATACAAGAACTTGTAAATGCGCAGTATTAAACACAACTAACAGTTTAGAAGTAGGATCAGTTGGATTTTTACAGGTTCACTTTATGCGATAGAATAAAAATCAGAGCAGGATTAGCTTTTGGCTTGTTTATTTTGGTTCTGGCTATGTAAAGAAGATTATTTATCCAGCCTTCTCATAGTTTCGATTAGTACCAGAATCAAACATCTTCATTACTGTTTATCATCTTTGTAGGATTGATGTTTATATTACCCCTAAGGTTGGGGAAAATATTCCTCGAAATCTTCATTATAGGGTTAAATAAGTTTGAATGTAAAGTATGACATAATTTCAGGTAGTTAACTAATTTTCATCTGATTTGAAAGAACTTGTCCTGATTTAATAAATTCATGCATACTATTCCCTATTTTACCAAGCAATATCTGTATACACTATTTGTTAGCAATTTaacttttattaaaatttaaaagaaTAGAGAATTGAAAGATACAGAACTAATAATACGCCAACGCGCTGTTAAAGCTTTATGTGATTATCTGCACGATCCTGAGCATATTGAAGAAGCAATTAATGAAGGTAATACTGTGACTTTTCTTTCTCATTAAACCACTTTATATAGGCACTATTTGTTCATTGAGCTTTTTGTTAAAAGACGCCGACATACCTTGTAGGGTGTATTCAACAGAATGTTTTGTAATCATAAGCCGTAGGTtgtgaaataatttttattttcaaaacagaACACGCAATAGGTCGAATGGCTGCGTTGAGGCACAATATTTTGGAGTCTTTCGAGCCTCTTCTAGATTTCAAACAACCTGATGTAATCAGACTAAATACGCACAGAGCTATCGAGCTTTTGACTACGAATTTGACAGGTGTAGAGGCAATCATTAAAGCAAAATACATTGACTTACTAGTGAGATGTGTTGAGAATGAAGTGGATGAAATTAAGGTTAGCATGTTGTCATAATCTTTATTCCTCTAAATCTAGATTATTGTATTGAACACTTTATATCACTGCTTCAGTTTTGAAACCGAAGAAGGATTAAACGCCGGCGGGATATCGCTGTTTACTAAACTTCTCAGTCATTCAAACACAGAAATCAGAACACGTGCAGCTCAAAATATTTTGCGTTTATGGTAGGTGATTTAATGTTTTCTGAAGTATGCTTCCTGATATCTTCAATCGATTTAGCTTACTGCAGTTAAATGGTTCGTCAAGCACAgtacatatatttttcaatagaagttatttgataaaaaataattatcgGTTTTCCTCGCATAGGGTAACTACGTATAACAAATGACTATCTTATAGTTAGGATTTTTTGTAATTATCATACCTCTTGTTGAATATTATTGAGATCAAGTACCAAACTAAGTTGAACAAACATTAAATCTTGAAAACACTGAATAGCTGTTACGTTCTATTATTGGACCTCAGTAATGGACACCCACAATCTCACAGCCAAGAATTGAACCCATGATCTTCATACTCATGATCATGGCTTCTCATCAGAACTCTGAGAATTCTGTTTTGAAACTAGTCATCAGTTAGCACATACTAATTACCAAATGGGGGTTGTGTAGACCCACTTTGGTGGGGCTTTGGATACGCACTCCTGAGGAGTATCATACGTAGAGAAAACAACTgcctagtgctttcaggtttttaacgATTGTTTAATTTAGGTTGGTTCATGATATCAATAATTGTAAGAAACAGAACATTAAACAATTTCCAaattgaaaaattattatttgggAAACTATATATCCATATAATGATTAGGCCACTTTTcctttatattttaatattggAACCTAACCGAATACAATAAAGTATTGTTTCTAATTTTAACTAGTAAATTAAGGAAACCGTTAAAAATTGTACTGAAACTGTTTCGGATTCATAAACGTTTTAGAGCTTTATCTTTACACGATCTCCTCACTGTTGTTCAATGAGTCATGTTGGTCACTTAGTTAGTGATCAGATCGAACAACCGCCTAGTAAATATCACCACCCAATCACTACAGATCACCACTCGTCAGTCGACCGTCACTCTGAGAACCAGTCGCACAGCCCACTTTTAGTGAATCAGGGAGGATGGAGAGTGAGTGGACTCCATAGCATCAGCCACCACACTGAGTGATTGTGATGACAGGAAGTAAGGATTTGTTCTACGAGAATAGAGTGTGAAAATTATAGAACGCTTCACGATTTCGCTTGTCATACTTGCGCATGGGCCATGCTGATCTTCTCTGTATCGTTACAATTTTAGTATACGTACCGCCGAAGCGAGTACATATATCTTTGCAAATGCAGTAATTGTGAAATAATAACTGTTAACAAACTGTCATTAATTGTGTGCAGTAATCTGTTGTACAAAATCTCATATTGATGTAAATATAAACAAGCAAACCAATTGCAAAagtaaaaattttcatttatgaatttatttaaatgagTGGTACCCCCCTCTTCCAGCCATAGGAACAtagtgaagcctagtaggccttTTTG includes:
- a CDS encoding rtdr1, putative — protein: MALVTISLKPPPNVDPTKATLAYGRLAIKRINRELKDTELIIRQRAVKALCDYLHDPEHIEEAINEGTICSLSFLLKDADIPCRVYSTECFVIISQHAIGRMAALRHNILESFEPLLDFKQPDVIRLNTHRAIELLTTNLTGVEAIIKAKYIDLLVRCVENEVDEIKIIVLNTLYHCFSFETEEGLNAGGISLFTKLLSHSNTEIRTRAAQNILRLCVNLRGKQEALDNETIPALVTLLNDPNEDLKAFSTGALGFICTTNHGRYTTLNAEAIPLLLNLVDDKSSRVLTCLSETPEGRRILLDHLNKISPHVTDINAAVAKHAKIALSVITWQP